Proteins encoded in a region of the Vibrio ponticus genome:
- the birA gene encoding bifunctional biotin--[acetyl-CoA-carboxylase] ligase/biotin operon repressor BirA — MKEHSIKLSILNTLADGNFHSGEGLGEQLGISRAAVSKHIKGIQAWGVDVFSVQGKGYKLAQPMQLLNQQRLQDKVNVPLALIPVIDSTNQHLLERIHSLESGSVCLAEYQSQGRGRRGREWVSPFGCNLYLSMYWRLEAGMAGAMGLSLVVGVAIVEAMEKLGIEGIKLKWPNDLYYQDKKLAGILVEMSGQAGSAAHLVIGMGMNLRMAGDTQGITQPWSCLSEVTEQDIDRNELAAELINTLENALNEYEMSGMQGFVERWNRLDNFLGREIKLIMGNREVSGVARGINEQGGVLIETEQGIETYIGGEISLRGI, encoded by the coding sequence ATGAAAGAGCATTCAATCAAGTTATCGATTCTAAATACGTTAGCTGATGGCAATTTTCACTCAGGTGAAGGCTTGGGTGAGCAGCTTGGCATTTCGCGAGCTGCGGTTAGCAAACACATCAAAGGCATTCAAGCGTGGGGCGTCGATGTGTTTAGCGTGCAAGGTAAAGGTTATAAGTTAGCTCAACCGATGCAATTACTTAATCAGCAACGGCTGCAAGATAAGGTCAATGTTCCTCTAGCGCTAATTCCCGTCATTGATTCGACTAACCAGCACCTACTTGAGCGCATTCATAGCTTAGAGTCTGGCTCGGTCTGCTTAGCGGAATATCAAAGCCAAGGGCGTGGTCGTCGTGGGCGAGAGTGGGTGTCGCCATTTGGCTGCAATCTCTACCTCTCTATGTACTGGCGCTTAGAAGCGGGCATGGCTGGCGCAATGGGTTTGAGCCTAGTGGTGGGTGTCGCAATTGTTGAAGCGATGGAGAAATTAGGTATCGAAGGTATCAAGCTTAAATGGCCGAATGATCTCTATTACCAAGACAAAAAGCTGGCAGGCATCTTAGTCGAAATGTCCGGGCAAGCAGGTTCTGCTGCGCACCTTGTGATTGGTATGGGGATGAATTTACGTATGGCAGGTGATACTCAAGGGATTACTCAGCCGTGGTCATGCCTCAGTGAGGTCACGGAGCAGGATATCGACCGTAATGAGCTTGCCGCTGAGTTGATTAACACTCTTGAAAATGCCCTGAATGAATACGAGATGTCGGGCATGCAAGGGTTTGTTGAGCGTTGGAATCGCTTAGATAACTTCTTAGGACGTGAAATCAAATTGATTATGGGTAACCGAGAAGTCAGTGGCGTTGCTCGTGGCATTAATGAGCAGGGTGGGGTGTTGATTGAAACTGAGCAGGGCATTGAGACTTACATCGGTGGCGAAATTTCACTAAGAGGCATCTAG
- a CDS encoding DUF3135 domain-containing protein, producing the protein MELPQQQQLPSFDELVKLAQEDEAAFEQLKREKCQEMIQGASQDMQPRLWAQQSHIDRLVGHCKNPHHVNVVLMQELRKQVHKFQQSLQGGLETKEPEKTAKLNVISINERFSDWR; encoded by the coding sequence ATGGAATTACCACAACAGCAGCAATTGCCGTCATTTGATGAGTTAGTCAAACTTGCTCAGGAAGATGAAGCCGCCTTTGAACAGCTTAAGCGCGAAAAGTGTCAAGAGATGATTCAAGGTGCTTCACAAGATATGCAGCCGCGGCTTTGGGCGCAACAGAGCCATATTGACCGATTGGTTGGGCACTGCAAAAACCCTCACCATGTTAACGTTGTCTTGATGCAAGAACTGCGAAAGCAAGTGCATAAGTTTCAGCAAAGTTTACAAGGCGGACTTGAGACAAAAGAGCCAGAAAAAACCGCTAAACTGAACGTAATCTCCATTAATGAACGCTTCTCTGATTGGCGATAG
- the murB gene encoding UDP-N-acetylmuramate dehydrogenase: protein MQIQTNASLRSYHTFSIEQTCDVLVEVASVEDIQQVYQAPQWQDLPKLMLGKGSNMLFTEHFAGLVMINQLHGIEVSETEHAWHLHVAGGEDWPSLVKWSVEQGYFGLENLALIPGCVGSAPIQNIGAYGKEIKDVCEYVDVLDLETFAIRRMQADECQFGYRDSIFKHQLFGKVVIVAVGFKLAKSWQPCIAYGPLQSFSVETVTAQQIFEQVCQVRMEKLPDPQVTGNAGSFFKNPVIEQAQYQTLLEQYPNMVAYPVEEGVKVAAGWLIDQCGLKGFVQGGAQVHPNQALVLVNSAQATAQDVVLLADHVRQTVWQKYQIELEHEVRFMGAQHETNLVALRGRVK from the coding sequence ATGCAAATACAAACCAACGCCAGCTTACGTAGCTACCATACATTCTCAATCGAACAAACGTGTGACGTACTTGTTGAAGTCGCTTCTGTTGAGGATATCCAGCAAGTCTATCAAGCGCCACAATGGCAAGATTTGCCTAAACTGATGTTGGGTAAAGGCAGCAATATGCTGTTTACCGAACACTTTGCTGGCTTGGTGATGATCAACCAATTACATGGGATAGAGGTTAGCGAAACCGAGCACGCCTGGCATTTACATGTTGCTGGCGGTGAAGATTGGCCAAGTTTGGTTAAATGGTCGGTTGAGCAGGGTTACTTTGGCTTAGAGAATCTGGCTCTAATCCCTGGCTGCGTAGGTTCTGCACCGATTCAAAATATTGGCGCTTATGGCAAAGAGATCAAAGATGTCTGTGAGTATGTCGATGTACTCGACTTAGAAACTTTTGCCATTCGTCGCATGCAGGCTGATGAGTGTCAGTTTGGCTATCGTGATTCAATTTTCAAACATCAACTGTTTGGCAAAGTCGTCATCGTGGCGGTGGGTTTTAAATTGGCAAAATCATGGCAGCCATGTATTGCTTACGGACCGCTGCAGTCTTTTAGTGTTGAAACCGTCACTGCACAACAAATTTTTGAACAAGTTTGCCAAGTTCGTATGGAAAAACTGCCCGACCCACAAGTCACGGGCAATGCAGGGAGCTTCTTTAAAAACCCTGTGATTGAACAAGCGCAGTACCAAACGCTGCTAGAGCAATACCCTAATATGGTGGCTTACCCTGTAGAAGAAGGTGTTAAAGTCGCCGCAGGTTGGTTGATAGACCAATGTGGCTTGAAGGGATTCGTGCAAGGTGGTGCCCAAGTACATCCCAACCAAGCGTTAGTGCTAGTGAATAGCGCTCAAGCAACGGCGCAAGATGTGGTCTTGCTGGCAGACCATGTACGTCAAACCGTGTGGCAAAAATACCAAATTGAGCTTGAACATGAAGTACGCTTTATGGGCGCGCAACATGAAACCAATCTAGTAGCGCTGCGAGGACGGGTTAAATGA
- a CDS encoding co-chaperone GroES, whose amino-acid sequence MNIRPLHDRVIVERQEVESKSAGGIVLTGSAAEKSTRGVVLAVGKGRILENGTVLPLDVKVGDSVIFAEGYGTKTEKIDGKEVLIMSENDIMAIVE is encoded by the coding sequence ATGAACATTCGTCCATTACATGACCGAGTTATCGTAGAGCGCCAAGAAGTTGAATCTAAGTCTGCAGGTGGCATTGTGCTTACTGGTTCTGCTGCGGAAAAATCGACTCGCGGTGTTGTTCTAGCTGTTGGCAAAGGCCGCATCCTAGAAAATGGCACTGTTCTACCTTTGGACGTTAAAGTTGGTGATTCTGTTATTTTCGCAGAAGGCTACGGCACGAAAACTGAGAAAATCGACGGTAAAGAAGTTCTTATCATGTCTGAAAATGACATCATGGCTATTGTCGAGTAA